Proteins from one Paraburkholderia sp. BL10I2N1 genomic window:
- a CDS encoding TetR/AcrR family transcriptional regulator, with amino-acid sequence MKQVAINLAGRKEEPDEPKRRGNRTTRTPEILEAAIDVLAKYGNVGFALRRVASEVGIHLATLQHYFPSREDLLRAAMEEVAARYLALYQSLVKDDERSPEVRLDAIVDVAFDELTKPGTHIAPFCLEGWSMGEREEFARSLVARFNRQFQETFASLVGKINPSLTPQECALRGRLLYSHMAGLIVLVRPVRGGSADVEALRAATKVVWRALSAAPQ; translated from the coding sequence GTGAAACAGGTCGCGATCAACTTGGCTGGCAGGAAAGAGGAACCCGACGAGCCGAAGCGCCGCGGTAACAGGACAACGCGAACTCCGGAAATCCTCGAGGCGGCGATCGATGTGCTCGCAAAGTACGGTAATGTCGGGTTTGCTCTCCGGCGCGTTGCCAGCGAGGTAGGTATTCACCTGGCTACGTTGCAGCACTACTTCCCGAGCAGGGAAGACTTGTTGCGTGCGGCGATGGAAGAGGTGGCGGCGCGATACCTGGCGCTGTATCAAAGTTTGGTCAAGGACGATGAACGGTCACCAGAGGTTCGGCTCGACGCTATCGTGGACGTCGCCTTTGATGAGTTGACCAAACCCGGTACCCACATTGCGCCGTTTTGTCTCGAAGGATGGAGCATGGGAGAGCGTGAAGAGTTTGCCCGGAGCCTGGTGGCCAGGTTTAACCGCCAGTTTCAGGAGACATTTGCGAGCCTGGTAGGGAAGATCAACCCGTCGCTTACGCCTCAAGAATGCGCGCTCCGCGGTCGTCTGCTTTATTCGCATATGGCGGGACTAATTGTCCTCGTTCGCCCCGTACGCGGGGGCTCGGCCGACGTTGAAGCACTTCGTGCAGCGACAAAGGTCGTATGGAGAGCGCTCAGCGCCGCCCCGCAGTAG
- a CDS encoding transposase produces MLKKADSKAIAPDAQEGARSATESASGAAEVKRWSTGRKRSVVLRLLRGEPVDAVSREVGVTIAELEQWRELALAGMEAGLKARTTDPLQARLNDAVRRVGELSMEVEILRKERELQARRPLSVRRSST; encoded by the coding sequence ATGTTGAAGAAAGCTGATTCGAAGGCGATTGCGCCAGATGCGCAGGAAGGAGCGCGTAGCGCGACTGAAAGCGCCTCTGGCGCGGCCGAAGTCAAACGCTGGTCGACCGGCCGCAAGCGTAGCGTGGTGCTTCGGCTGCTGCGCGGCGAACCCGTTGACGCCGTGTCCCGCGAAGTCGGTGTGACGATCGCCGAGCTCGAGCAATGGCGTGAACTGGCGCTGGCCGGCATGGAGGCCGGCCTCAAGGCACGCACCACCGATCCACTGCAAGCGCGGCTGAACGACGCCGTGCGACGGGTCGGCGAGTTGTCCATGGAAGTCGAGATCCTGCGCAAGGAGCGTGAGTTGCAGGCCCGTCGCCCTTTGAGCGTCCGGAGATCGTCGACATGA
- a CDS encoding SDR family oxidoreductase has protein sequence MGAEKERAVIVAGGAGAVGEGIVRAFRKAGYAVVVPSRSAKRLEALHAAVGDGLDLVETDLSNPAAAREFATNAAARHGGIEVVVAALGGWSHTGRLLDASAEVWNRVLEDGLTSHMRTAQALAPLVATTRGVYLLINGGAADQPVPDYGPVSITAAAQAMLMRVLDQELATSGARSLTLLVDSIVATRSREHPKAQWITADEVGRLAVMLASPEAAPFAGQVVRARQLRRKAL, from the coding sequence ATGGGTGCGGAGAAAGAAAGAGCTGTAATTGTCGCCGGCGGGGCAGGTGCCGTGGGTGAAGGCATTGTGAGAGCATTCAGAAAGGCGGGTTACGCTGTTGTGGTCCCGTCGCGAAGCGCGAAGCGTCTGGAAGCGCTGCACGCGGCAGTTGGGGATGGGCTTGATCTTGTCGAGACGGACTTGTCTAATCCTGCCGCTGCGAGGGAATTTGCCACCAATGCTGCCGCGCGGCACGGCGGAATCGAAGTGGTCGTTGCAGCGCTTGGAGGCTGGTCGCACACCGGCCGTTTGCTCGACGCCTCAGCTGAAGTCTGGAACCGGGTCTTGGAAGACGGTCTGACGAGTCACATGCGTACAGCGCAGGCGTTGGCGCCTCTTGTGGCCACAACTCGTGGTGTATATCTATTGATCAATGGCGGCGCCGCAGATCAACCGGTGCCTGACTACGGGCCGGTGTCCATTACCGCAGCTGCACAGGCCATGCTTATGCGCGTTCTGGATCAGGAGCTCGCGACGTCGGGTGCGAGGTCACTGACCCTGCTCGTCGACAGTATTGTCGCGACGCGCTCGAGGGAGCATCCGAAGGCGCAGTGGATTACAGCTGATGAAGTGGGAAGACTTGCCGTTATGTTGGCCTCACCAGAGGCCGCTCCGTTCGCGGGACAGGTGGTGCGTGCACGTCAGCTGCGCCGGAAGGCACTCTGA
- a CDS encoding SDR family oxidoreductase has product MRMAGKTVLVTGGNSGIGFAAAKRLSEEGATVVITGRNEATLSESKAALGESAFAFRLDATDFVGLESGLASIVRDVGNFDAVFLNAGDASLTPVGGTTVEQFDHLIATNLKSPFFYVQALLPHLRNNASIVLNSSIGNAIGMPGMAAYAASKAGLIGMARCIASELSGRAIRVNVVSPGNIRTPFWRTVADAALIPAVHEFATRSVPLGRLGEAEGVAEVVLFLCSSESSYVQATELYVDGGVTGAMMGAPAYRQG; this is encoded by the coding sequence ATGCGAATGGCGGGCAAAACGGTGCTGGTCACAGGTGGAAATAGTGGAATTGGATTCGCTGCGGCCAAACGGCTATCGGAAGAAGGCGCTACTGTGGTTATCACCGGACGCAACGAAGCTACACTTTCTGAAAGCAAGGCGGCACTTGGCGAGTCGGCTTTTGCCTTTCGCTTGGATGCTACTGACTTCGTCGGCCTGGAATCCGGGCTCGCATCCATCGTGAGAGACGTAGGCAATTTCGACGCTGTGTTTCTGAATGCTGGCGACGCAAGCTTGACGCCAGTGGGCGGCACGACTGTAGAACAGTTCGATCACTTGATCGCGACGAACCTGAAAAGTCCCTTCTTCTACGTTCAAGCGCTTCTACCCCACCTACGAAACAATGCTTCCATAGTACTGAATAGTTCGATCGGCAATGCGATCGGAATGCCGGGGATGGCAGCCTATGCTGCCAGCAAGGCTGGACTGATCGGGATGGCCCGATGCATCGCCTCAGAGCTGTCTGGAAGAGCGATCCGCGTAAATGTCGTCTCTCCCGGTAATATTCGAACTCCGTTCTGGCGAACTGTAGCAGACGCCGCGCTCATTCCAGCCGTCCATGAGTTCGCGACGCGATCCGTCCCACTGGGCCGCCTGGGTGAGGCAGAAGGGGTCGCAGAGGTCGTGCTCTTTCTCTGCTCTAGTGAGTCATCGTATGTGCAAGCTACCGAACTCTATGTTGACGGTGGGGTCACTGGCGCGATGATGGGGGCTCCCGCCTATCGCCAGGGTTAG
- a CDS encoding DNA-binding protein, with the protein MSRISDTRIRTREAAAQLVASGRPAHELTVDLIYAEIRQGSRTTINDELKLWKDEQTRNDALAAALPPAVADAMLSVWALAVEQGERVFAQRGDELEAEAAAAITRAGTLETAHAELQGELRSVRGQLDDQQARLAAVLAELAQVQGGRDAALRLAEAATTERDAVRAQSEQALRDVRSAHLREVETLRATHAEHEAALRAEVDRATARLEGVQKRVMLQTEEARDAQRRAEAALSEVRKRNEQLIGDVERISADAAEQRRVAERHEKLHDRVTQEARGLQHERDGLAQQVALLQGQLKAREKSPSARRARVSRPQT; encoded by the coding sequence ATGAGCCGTATCAGTGACACCCGTATCCGCACCCGGGAAGCCGCCGCGCAACTGGTCGCCTCGGGCCGGCCTGCGCATGAACTCACCGTTGACCTGATCTACGCGGAAATCCGCCAGGGCAGCCGCACCACCATCAATGACGAACTGAAACTGTGGAAGGACGAGCAGACGCGCAATGACGCACTCGCCGCAGCGCTGCCGCCGGCGGTCGCCGATGCGATGCTGTCGGTATGGGCGCTTGCGGTCGAACAAGGTGAACGGGTCTTTGCGCAACGTGGCGACGAGCTCGAAGCAGAAGCGGCCGCCGCCATCACACGCGCCGGGACACTGGAGACCGCCCATGCGGAACTTCAGGGCGAACTTCGCAGCGTTCGCGGCCAGCTTGACGACCAGCAGGCACGACTTGCCGCAGTGCTTGCGGAACTCGCGCAGGTCCAGGGCGGGCGTGACGCCGCGCTCCGGCTGGCCGAAGCAGCCACGACCGAAAGGGACGCTGTCCGCGCGCAATCGGAACAGGCGCTGCGCGACGTGCGATCAGCCCATCTTCGTGAAGTCGAAACGTTGCGAGCGACCCACGCCGAACATGAAGCGGCCTTGCGTGCAGAGGTCGACCGTGCGACGGCGCGGCTCGAAGGTGTCCAGAAACGCGTCATGCTGCAGACCGAAGAGGCACGTGACGCGCAACGCCGGGCGGAGGCTGCGCTCTCCGAGGTCCGTAAGCGCAATGAGCAGCTTATCGGCGACGTCGAGCGGATATCGGCGGACGCCGCCGAACAAAGGCGCGTTGCCGAGCGGCATGAGAAGCTGCACGATCGCGTCACGCAGGAAGCCCGTGGCCTGCAGCACGAACGCGATGGTCTGGCTCAGCAGGTTGCGTTGTTACAAGGGCAATTGAAGGCCCGTGAAAAATCCCCGTCAGCCCGTCGAGCCAGAGTTTCGCGTCCGCAAACCTGA
- a CDS encoding AAA family ATPase — protein MLRFEQFVKADAANTAQKAREALTVGTAKITGAVLSQELPLSLSDELETLERGLPALILEFEAGIETRRSAMLMFAESGVWDGLPDLPQDPRPKLEAIASRLTQRASGLNNAADAAARQKLEKERNELLARTHLAPVRGAVAALANRMKLHKQLESCEVDLRTNRITAKSKEFATIGVNQALATALDDEFARLGIGHIKTKLIPRGDRSKNKYRLGLNLPGTYNLDEILSEGGQRSISLGCFLAELRQFNHKGAIVFDDPVSSLDHWRRQYVAQRLAQEGRDRQVIVFTHETVFLALLEDAVQDAQVGLHIQNLEWQNGRPGVIVPGLPWDHQPYAQRIDAIERTQRLLVKDWPAYPNAEQTELIRRQYSLLRSTIERVIQDVVLGGVVRRHHEYVKAGDLRRVVGFPLVEQQEYDRLVSRCNKMTEAHDPSSGQYLAPPSAAELGADLVALKAIIKITKARQNAN, from the coding sequence ATGCTCCGGTTCGAGCAGTTCGTCAAGGCCGACGCCGCGAACACGGCACAGAAGGCGCGTGAGGCATTGACCGTGGGGACCGCGAAGATTACCGGCGCGGTGCTGTCTCAGGAATTGCCCCTCTCGCTGAGTGACGAGCTCGAGACTCTGGAACGGGGGCTGCCCGCGTTGATTCTCGAGTTTGAGGCGGGAATCGAGACCCGCCGTTCAGCAATGTTGATGTTTGCCGAAAGTGGGGTTTGGGACGGGCTCCCAGATCTGCCGCAGGACCCACGGCCGAAACTTGAGGCCATCGCGAGCAGGCTTACTCAAAGAGCCAGCGGTCTCAACAATGCGGCGGATGCCGCCGCTCGCCAGAAGCTCGAAAAGGAGCGAAACGAGTTACTGGCTCGTACGCATCTCGCACCAGTAAGAGGCGCGGTGGCAGCGCTGGCGAACCGAATGAAACTCCACAAACAGCTCGAAAGCTGCGAAGTAGATCTGAGGACGAACCGGATAACAGCCAAGTCAAAGGAGTTTGCGACCATCGGCGTGAACCAGGCGCTTGCCACAGCGCTCGATGATGAGTTTGCGCGGCTGGGTATCGGGCACATCAAGACGAAGCTGATTCCGCGGGGCGATCGGAGCAAAAACAAGTATCGGCTGGGCCTCAACCTGCCTGGAACGTACAACCTTGACGAGATCCTTTCGGAGGGGGGGCAGCGGTCAATTTCACTTGGCTGCTTCTTGGCCGAATTGCGTCAATTTAACCACAAGGGGGCGATAGTATTTGACGATCCGGTGAGTTCCCTTGACCACTGGCGTCGGCAGTACGTTGCGCAGCGTTTGGCCCAGGAGGGTCGCGACAGGCAGGTGATTGTGTTCACCCATGAAACCGTGTTTTTGGCTCTTTTGGAGGATGCCGTTCAGGATGCGCAAGTCGGGCTCCATATCCAAAATCTCGAGTGGCAAAACGGCCGTCCAGGAGTTATTGTCCCTGGGCTGCCATGGGACCATCAGCCGTACGCTCAGCGAATTGACGCTATCGAGCGTACTCAGCGCTTACTTGTGAAAGACTGGCCGGCTTATCCGAATGCAGAACAGACGGAGTTAATCCGCCGCCAGTACAGCTTACTGCGCTCAACGATTGAGCGTGTTATCCAGGACGTGGTGCTCGGAGGCGTCGTTAGGCGGCACCATGAATACGTCAAAGCCGGGGACTTACGTCGCGTAGTCGGTTTTCCTCTAGTCGAGCAGCAAGAGTATGACCGCCTGGTAAGCCGGTGCAATAAAATGACTGAGGCACACGACCCGTCATCGGGGCAATACCTTGCGCCTCCCTCTGCTGCAGAATTGGGAGCTGATTTGGTAGCGTTAAAGGCAATCATCAAAATTACCAAGGCGCGGCAGAACGCGAATTAA
- a CDS encoding IS3 family transposase: MSHTISVSAGKSFGLQRVCQVLQFPRSTIYAVRARAAANVVPIIPGRRGPKPKMPDTELLKAIRDDLAASPFTGEGHRKVWARLRILRGIRVSRTRVLRLMREHSLLSPHRRPKGEPNLHDGRITTDCPNEMWGTDGVRVATVDDGMVWIFSAVDHCDGLCTGIHAAKIGDRFAALEPISQGLLAEFGSVVADSGRGLSLRMDHGSQYTSDDFRDQIRFWGIAPSYAFVAEPQTNGVAERFNRTMKEQAIHGRIFKNLEEVRAAAIAFKDRYNRDWRLEKLGFKSPLEARQERLMKLAA, translated from the coding sequence ATGAGCCACACGATCTCCGTCAGTGCAGGCAAGTCCTTTGGATTGCAGCGGGTCTGCCAGGTGCTCCAGTTCCCGCGCTCGACGATCTACGCGGTGCGTGCGAGAGCGGCAGCTAACGTGGTGCCGATCATCCCGGGGCGTCGCGGCCCCAAGCCGAAGATGCCCGATACCGAACTGCTGAAGGCTATTCGCGACGATCTGGCAGCGTCGCCATTCACCGGCGAAGGTCATCGCAAGGTCTGGGCACGGCTGCGCATCTTGCGAGGCATCCGGGTCTCCAGAACCCGTGTGTTGCGATTGATGCGTGAGCACAGTCTGCTCTCGCCGCACCGGCGGCCAAAAGGCGAACCCAACCTTCACGACGGCCGGATCACGACCGACTGCCCCAATGAGATGTGGGGTACCGATGGCGTGCGCGTCGCGACCGTGGACGACGGCATGGTGTGGATCTTCTCGGCCGTTGATCACTGCGATGGCCTGTGCACCGGCATCCATGCGGCGAAAATCGGTGACCGCTTCGCTGCCCTCGAGCCGATCTCCCAGGGGCTGCTGGCCGAGTTTGGCTCGGTAGTCGCCGACTCGGGGCGCGGGTTGTCGCTGCGCATGGATCACGGTTCGCAATACACCTCGGACGACTTCCGCGACCAGATCCGGTTCTGGGGCATCGCGCCCAGCTACGCCTTTGTCGCCGAACCGCAGACCAACGGCGTCGCCGAGCGGTTCAACCGGACAATGAAGGAACAGGCGATTCATGGGCGCATCTTCAAAAACCTGGAGGAAGTTCGTGCTGCCGCCATCGCATTCAAGGATCGATACAATCGCGACTGGCGTCTTGAAAAGCTGGGCTTCAAATCACCCCTCGAAGCCCGTCAGGAAAGGCTGATGAAACTGGCCGCCTGA
- a CDS encoding tyrosine-type recombinase/integrase, whose product MNLPAAAPESPEPIFSLVLPAALDGHNGINRARGGHRQIAADSDVEAVRLWLAEYAGSPHTLRSYRKEAVRLLLWATQALGKPLSSLTREDFLLYERFLAAPTGDWADPVRPRRGGTRRLFDGPLSERSRHQALGIVSGLLSYLVSAGYLAGNPLALRRRTGAAARRTRRVERYLDHALWDHVLASVEQWPRETARDTQHYERSRWLVRLLYGTGLRVSEAAHAKAADFYQRRGNWWLHVVGKGGTEGEVPVSAALMADLARYRVFHGLAPTPSGNEKAAAVMSVAGDPHRHLTPAAVYLIVKEVFRRAADMLETGDVAGAETLRRASTHWLRHSAATHQADAGTDLRFIQKNMRHASIQTTGIYLHAEDDQRHADTVRELEQN is encoded by the coding sequence ATGAATCTGCCCGCTGCAGCCCCAGAATCACCAGAACCGATCTTTTCCCTTGTGCTGCCGGCCGCTCTCGACGGGCACAACGGTATCAACCGCGCACGCGGCGGGCACCGGCAGATCGCCGCGGACAGCGACGTCGAGGCCGTGCGCCTGTGGCTCGCGGAATATGCCGGCTCGCCGCACACGCTGCGCAGCTACCGCAAGGAAGCGGTACGGCTGCTGCTGTGGGCCACCCAGGCGCTGGGCAAGCCGCTCTCGAGCCTCACGCGCGAGGACTTCCTGCTGTACGAGCGGTTTCTCGCGGCACCGACCGGCGACTGGGCCGATCCGGTACGGCCGCGGCGGGGCGGCACGCGGCGACTGTTCGACGGGCCCCTGTCCGAGCGCAGCCGGCATCAGGCGCTCGGCATCGTGTCGGGCCTGCTGTCGTATCTGGTCAGTGCCGGCTACCTGGCCGGCAATCCGCTCGCGCTGCGCCGCCGGACCGGCGCGGCAGCGCGGCGCACACGACGGGTCGAGCGTTACCTGGATCACGCCCTGTGGGATCACGTACTCGCCAGCGTCGAGCAGTGGCCGCGGGAGACCGCGCGCGATACGCAGCACTACGAGCGCAGCCGCTGGCTGGTCCGGCTGCTGTACGGCACCGGACTGCGCGTCTCGGAAGCGGCGCATGCCAAGGCGGCCGACTTTTATCAGCGGCGGGGCAACTGGTGGCTCCACGTGGTGGGGAAGGGCGGCACCGAAGGGGAGGTGCCGGTGAGCGCTGCGCTGATGGCGGATCTCGCACGATACCGCGTTTTTCATGGGCTGGCACCGACGCCGTCGGGAAATGAGAAGGCGGCCGCGGTGATGAGCGTCGCGGGCGATCCGCACAGACACCTGACGCCAGCCGCGGTCTATCTGATCGTCAAGGAAGTGTTTCGACGCGCCGCCGATATGCTCGAAACGGGCGACGTGGCCGGCGCTGAAACGCTGCGACGCGCGTCAACACACTGGCTCCGCCATAGCGCTGCGACACATCAAGCCGATGCAGGCACGGACCTGCGCTTCATCCAGAAGAACATGCGTCATGCGTCGATCCAGACAACCGGCATCTATCTGCACGCTGAAGATGACCAGCGGCACGCCGATACCGTGCGCGAACTCGAGCAGAACTGA
- a CDS encoding RelA/SpoT domain-containing protein translates to MSTPSDSDIVSQFIARYRREFDFFEHAGRIVAQQLEAQLEASGIRAMVTSRAKNPKRLESKVRQRNEEKHYATVDDIYNDIVDLAGVRVALYFPAERVEVDKIIQERYALGEQPKIFEGTSNTNPSYRKRFSGYWATHYRLQIRESTLPDTDKRFAEARVEVQVASVLMHAWSEVEHDLVYKPLQGSLSEDELAILDELNGMVLAGEIALERLQRAAEIRLSAQGAKFENHYDLASFLVKYGRSKFGDLAGEPVIGDVELLYRFLVMLGISTAEQLRPYLEGLVPDTERRPIAEQITDQILEANSDRYSAYAMARGQDETLDSGVTVNAMVLRPAAQDPKHHAIGYFLSQWIEFEQFIRELAVIRNLGSDGKSLAMAPKLRKFEDVFSSKQLTDIEQIRRVRNYLVHGIENPEPEFVESLGRELHQMLHSLLTSELPDVREAARRALGGEDDARALL, encoded by the coding sequence ATGAGCACACCATCGGACAGTGACATTGTCAGTCAGTTCATCGCGAGGTATCGCCGTGAATTCGACTTCTTCGAGCATGCGGGACGCATTGTTGCGCAGCAACTTGAGGCGCAGCTGGAGGCTTCTGGCATCCGTGCAATGGTGACATCAAGAGCAAAAAACCCCAAGCGCCTTGAGTCGAAAGTTCGTCAACGGAACGAGGAAAAGCACTATGCAACGGTTGACGACATCTACAACGACATTGTTGACCTTGCCGGTGTCAGAGTCGCGTTGTATTTTCCCGCTGAACGCGTTGAGGTGGACAAGATAATTCAGGAACGGTACGCCTTGGGTGAGCAGCCGAAGATTTTCGAAGGGACGTCGAACACGAACCCTAGCTATAGAAAGCGCTTCTCGGGCTATTGGGCCACCCACTATCGGCTTCAGATTCGCGAGTCGACCCTTCCTGACACAGACAAACGCTTCGCTGAAGCTCGAGTTGAGGTACAGGTAGCATCAGTATTGATGCATGCGTGGTCAGAAGTCGAGCACGATCTTGTGTACAAACCGCTCCAAGGCAGTCTGTCTGAGGACGAATTGGCGATACTGGACGAGCTAAATGGGATGGTTCTGGCCGGCGAAATTGCGCTCGAGCGTCTTCAACGGGCCGCGGAGATCCGACTTTCTGCGCAGGGTGCGAAGTTCGAAAATCACTATGACCTCGCATCGTTTCTCGTGAAGTACGGTCGCTCAAAATTTGGCGACCTAGCGGGAGAGCCAGTTATAGGCGACGTAGAGCTACTCTACAGATTTTTGGTAATGCTGGGGATCTCGACAGCGGAGCAGTTGCGTCCATATCTTGAGGGCCTGGTCCCCGACACCGAACGACGCCCGATTGCAGAGCAGATTACTGATCAAATTCTTGAGGCAAACTCGGATCGGTACAGTGCATATGCAATGGCACGTGGGCAAGACGAAACACTAGATTCTGGCGTGACTGTGAACGCCATGGTTCTACGGCCGGCGGCACAAGACCCTAAGCATCATGCTATCGGCTATTTTCTTTCACAGTGGATCGAGTTTGAGCAGTTCATCCGGGAGCTTGCCGTAATTCGGAACTTAGGAAGCGATGGAAAATCACTGGCAATGGCACCGAAGCTCAGGAAGTTCGAGGACGTGTTTAGCTCAAAACAGTTGACCGATATCGAGCAGATTCGTCGAGTTCGAAATTATCTCGTGCATGGCATTGAGAACCCGGAGCCTGAGTTTGTCGAAAGCCTTGGCCGTGAGCTTCATCAGATGTTGCATTCCTTATTGACTAGCGAGCTACCCGACGTGCGCGAAGCTGCGCGCAGGGCGCTAGGGGGTGAGGATGATGCCCGTGCTCTCTTGTAA